Part of the Nitrosophilus alvini genome, CGAAAATTCTGTTTAGATGTATATGGGCTTTGCCTTTTCCTCCAAACTCATATCTTAGTGAAATGTAAAATATAAGAGGATTTAGTTCAAGTTTTGAGACCGTATATGCAAGATGTCTTGAAAGTATTATAACTCTTCTTTTTAACTCTTCTCTATCATCTGTGGGATCAATTGTTCTTGATATTCCTATCGATTTTCTTGGGCTCTCTTTACAGACCGGTTCATTGTCGATGCCTAATATTCTTTTGTAAAGGAGGATTCCGGGTTTTTTCCATATGTAAAAAAGTGATTTGAGATCTTTTATTTCTCCCAGGTTTTTAATTCCGTAGTTTTTGAGTCTTTTTGTATATCCCCTGCCTATGCCAGGGAATTTTTCTATGGGAATATTTTTCAAAAAAGCCTCCAGTTCGTTTTCTCTTACCACTTTTACGCCAAAAGGCTTTGCGAAAGTTGTGGCTATTTTTGCGGTCCATTTGCTTTTTGCCGCTCCTATGGATATGGGAAGTCCGAAATTTTTCAAAATTTTTTGCTGAAGATTTTTTAAAAAGGGTTCTATCTTATCATCATCTACCCATCCACTGAGATCTCCGAAAAACTCATCTATACTGAATTGTTCAACAGCCGGAATCTCTTTTTCCAAAAAGATTTTCAGTTTGTGTGAAAGTGTATGATAAAAAAGGTGGTTTGGAGGAAGGACAATGAGGCTTGGACATATCTGCAGAGCCTCTCTTATACTCATTCCTGTTTTAACTCCGTATTGTCTGGCTTCGTAGCTTGATGTTATGACAATGCCCCGTATCTTCTCTCCCTCTACAAAATAGCTTTCAAAGTCTGTTTTTGAGTCGTAAAATATGGAAGGAACAAATGCTCCTTTGTTGTCAAGCTTTGAGTCGACGTTTGTTTTTTTCTCTCTCCTGAATATGAAAGGATCCCCTCTGCCTCCTACGGCAACCGGTTTGCCAAGAAGTTTTCTGTTTTTTGTTCTCTCCGCCGATACGAAAAAGGAGTCCAGATCGAGATGAATTTTCATTTCAGCTCCTCCGTGTTAAACTAACAATATTTTAATAAAAATAGTAAAAACAGCTACAAATATAAACATTTTGTTAAGGAGCAATTATGCTTTCGTTTGATGAAGTGACGGAGAGAGTAAAGGATATACTCTCCAAAGAGCTGGGAGAGAGAAAAATATACGATAAAGATGTGGCGAAGGTTCTGGGTGTTACACCAGAATATTTTTCAATGATGAAAAAGAGAAAAAGACTTCCCATAGAAGAGCTTGCAAACTTCTGTGCAGCCAGAAACATAAGCATAAACTGGCTTCTATATGATCAAAATCCCGCATCTTTATGCGAGCCTACAGAAAAGTTTGCATATGTAAAATATTTCAAGGAGATAAATGCCAGTGCGGGAGGCGGAGCGCTCAATTATGAAGAGAGTGCGCAAAAGCTCTATCTTGATCCTGAACTGATACGATTTTTCGGAGGAGAGAAAAGGCTTAAAGATATAGAAGCGCTCAATGTTATAGGAGACTCTATGGAACCTCTTTTAAAAGATGGGTCTATTGTTTTTATAGACAGAAGTCAAAAAGATATAAGAAAAGGAGGAGTGTTTGTTATTTCGACCAATGCCGGTGTTTTTATAAAAAGAGTGGCTTTAAAAATAACAGGAGAGATAGAGCTTATATCGGAAAACAGAAGTTATCCCAAAGAGTCCGTTTTGCCTGAAGAGATAAAAATAATAGGAAAAGTTATGGGAGCACTGGAGAAAAAGCCTGGATAAATATAATATTTTATTTAAAATTTTTTGTTATACTGTCGATAGCATGAGTGATATTTGATGGGGGTCGGTATTGAAAATGAACAGGGAAAACAAGGAGAAAAGACGGAAAAAGAGTTTCAGATACTATTTTGAATATATATTTTTATATGTCTCTTTTGTTGTTTTGTTGTTTTTGATACATTTTTTTCTGATATATCCTTTAAAAAATCCTACAATCGATGATTTGGTCGTTCCGCTGTTAGCTGCTGCGGCTCTTGCCATAACTACCGGAAAGATAATAGCGCTTGAAAGAGAGAGAGACAGAATCTATTTTGAGCTGTTGGAATACAAAGAGAGTATAAAAAGAGTCAAAGAGCGTTATAAAAATATGATAGAGAAGTCAAACTACGACCCCTTGACAAGAGCTTTGAACAGAAGAGCTTTCAATGAGATTTTGGGATATAAGATAATGGAGGCAAAACAGTTTAAACATCCCCTCTCTATGATAATGTTCGATATCGACCATTTTAAGAAGATAAACGATATATACGGCCATCAGGTGGGAGACAAAGTTTTGGCAGAGATATCAAATCTGGTAAGATCGCATATCCGGCAAAACGAGATATTTGTAAGATGGGGAGGAGAGGAGTTCGTGATACTCGCTTCCGGTGCACCTCTGTACGGTGCTGTAAAAATCGCCGAAAAGCTTCATCTGCTCATAAATGAGCATAAGTTTGAAAAGGCCGGCCGGGTTACCTGTAGTTTTGGCGTGACTGATCTAAGACCCGGCGACAGTATAGACAGTTTTGTCAAAAGAGCCGATGAAGCCTTGTATACGGCAAAAGAGAACGGCAGAAACAGAATAGAGGTGGCGAAATAGAAAAAGAGAATATAAAGTTTTTGGCGGATGTTCATCTGGGAAGAACGGCAAAGTATCTAAGGCTTTTGGGTTTCGATACGCTCTATTTCAAGCATATAGAGGACAACGATATTATCGATATTGCATTGAGAGAAAACAGAACAGTTTTGACAAAAGACAGAGAGCTTTGCAAAAGACTTGAAAACAGATGCTTTTATGTAAACTCCAAATTTCCCGAAGATCAGGTAAAAGAGATAGTAAAACATTTTGATCTTAAATCAAAGGCGAAACCTTTTACCAGGTGCATGGAAGACAACGCTCTTCTTGAACGAGTGGATAAAAGTGATATTGAAGAACAGTTGCCCGAAAAAGTCAGAGGTTTTTACGAAGATTTCAAGATATGCCCCGTATGCAAAAAGATTTACTGGCTCGGGTCACATTATG contains:
- a CDS encoding Mut7-C RNAse domain-containing protein produces the protein MADVHLGRTAKYLRLLGFDTLYFKHIEDNDIIDIALRENRTVLTKDRELCKRLENRCFYVNSKFPEDQVKEIVKHFDLKSKAKPFTRCMEDNALLERVDKSDIEEQLPEKVRGFYEDFKICPVCKKIYWLGSHYERMKKFIDSLLGV
- a CDS encoding S24 family peptidase, translating into MLSFDEVTERVKDILSKELGERKIYDKDVAKVLGVTPEYFSMMKKRKRLPIEELANFCAARNISINWLLYDQNPASLCEPTEKFAYVKYFKEINASAGGGALNYEESAQKLYLDPELIRFFGGEKRLKDIEALNVIGDSMEPLLKDGSIVFIDRSQKDIRKGGVFVISTNAGVFIKRVALKITGEIELISENRSYPKESVLPEEIKIIGKVMGALEKKPG
- a CDS encoding GGDEF domain-containing protein; this encodes MNRENKEKRRKKSFRYYFEYIFLYVSFVVLLFLIHFFLIYPLKNPTIDDLVVPLLAAAALAITTGKIIALERERDRIYFELLEYKESIKRVKERYKNMIEKSNYDPLTRALNRRAFNEILGYKIMEAKQFKHPLSMIMFDIDHFKKINDIYGHQVGDKVLAEISNLVRSHIRQNEIFVRWGGEEFVILASGAPLYGAVKIAEKLHLLINEHKFEKAGRVTCSFGVTDLRPGDSIDSFVKRADEALYTAKENGRNRIEVAK
- a CDS encoding DNA polymerase Y family protein, giving the protein MKIHLDLDSFFVSAERTKNRKLLGKPVAVGGRGDPFIFRREKKTNVDSKLDNKGAFVPSIFYDSKTDFESYFVEGEKIRGIVITSSYEARQYGVKTGMSIREALQICPSLIVLPPNHLFYHTLSHKLKIFLEKEIPAVEQFSIDEFFGDLSGWVDDDKIEPFLKNLQQKILKNFGLPISIGAAKSKWTAKIATTFAKPFGVKVVRENELEAFLKNIPIEKFPGIGRGYTKRLKNYGIKNLGEIKDLKSLFYIWKKPGILLYKRILGIDNEPVCKESPRKSIGISRTIDPTDDREELKRRVIILSRHLAYTVSKLELNPLIFYISLRYEFGGKGKAHIHLNRIFGEKLLKDIMLELFKKADRYPYAKVIRIGIRCTKFYCKNEIFNIFEIKNDKKSKSLLKKCGKIRSKYGVDAIRWGGEMI